In Notolabrus celidotus isolate fNotCel1 chromosome 10, fNotCel1.pri, whole genome shotgun sequence, one DNA window encodes the following:
- the parp4 gene encoding protein mono-ADP-ribosyltransferase PARP4 isoform X5, which produces MAVFQHSRVLLELKNVPFKEKLALKSAVRDNGGCICFVVNEECSLVVTSDVSNLSSNRLRSIQKYQIPVVGLDYVHKCVEKGVLLPVDEYKLDTSPPAAPSPPSPPSSSETSPTAQESKVVCEPLKGPAKPAKPASLTQKAETPKEGVQVRGKFRHYTETDPDLPTFPDDFHVAKYSIFEKEQSKTWYALELQSSKGEKGWQYRVVRSRKDDVLSKKAALRDTLVFLSTSEEALEVYKDLRETMSKSGLKLRSNFPPQAQALGSDPLQQLLLEEKLNTGSSSEEVNGFVQLLWIEALDCLDNTHRVAPNKVSLNDVSRVEGLLLQAQRKLKEKKHAEVASLMDEVYTLLLQKVPPPPPTAKLISEKLDLCQLLRDVVSVREIMLISDRHLSLGMYRALRCSIEVVPPGSSEFQAVTSPLMHSTRQIKQVLRVSRGLELQTFKGELGNIRSLLHSTSPSNFVGVLSRGLLLPRVGVERHGIERTDIGNLGSGIYFSDTMSTSLKYSKQCKTDGSRLMLVCDVALGNTKDVYKRHLTLTEAPEGYNSVHGVRLSRGNGSNFLDDEYVVYSPDQVKLKYVVQFSIEGDELKEFCPEVSTPSEPSTLPSTNHELTAEDDGVESVKNPLEGVTAGLLDSSGQQLPLQAVNVKCKLLDLLSQVIIFQTYTNKSSVPIEAKYVFPLDDSAAVCGFEAFINGKHVVGQVKEKEKARKEYKQAIEKGHGAYLMDQDAPDVFTISVGNLPPGATVLIKVTYVTELIVKDGSILFSLPGSVAPWQESAALNQTTQVTVEKVCVTDEAASTREFTLDVSVEMPFQISQLRCLTHKINIKRTDCKAVVSVLPGEVMSPDGFQLSVTLYESHLPRMWVEKHPDKDSQACMLVFYPNFDTDSGSASDEVVLLIDTSESMKGESLRMAQKIALQVLKNLDHKLRLNVILFGSDHKEAFLTAQPLDEAHQAAKSFLKSFTPVGGSTELWRPLRALSLLPPSRGVRNLLLLSDGHIQNSEPTLKLLRDNVQHSRLFTCGLSPTANRHMLRALAQAGGGAYEFFDTKTKHNWAEKVASQLKRMASPGCSSVSVKWQQFNPTAPLPVQAPKQLHALFNDCHTLVYGFVPHCTQATLLGNLSGQELNTMVSTSELQKTKGTFLHKLTARAVIRDYEDGSLDTNEAEHEGKKAELKNFVVELSKEFSILSQFTSFVAIEERDSDQTEEGFTDIPKLIAEEDVDFLSYLSWTSPDDSKRERGEVLRVVDDSGSSSEEFEEEGGGMMFSRMDTVMKAEDDDDGEEEDGFPTSDISTDGSFPEESTSPKTMAMITRQVNLARSRSSMEPRPRMSLQSAYTEYETRDSDQTEEGFTDIPKLIAEEDVNFLSYHSWTSPDDSKRERGEVLLGVDDSGSSSEEFEEEGGGMMFSRMDTVMKAADDGEEEDGFPTSDISTDGSFPEESTSPKTMAMITRQVNLARSRSSMEPRPRMSLQSAYTEYETRAMITRQVNLARSRSSMEPRPRMSLQSAYTEYETRSPRVETQAKAFDAPPPPPPPSTAFQAKAFDAPPPPPPPSTAFQAKAFDAPPPPPPPSTGFQAQAFGAPPPPPPSSTGFQAQAFGSLPPQPFTGFQAQACGAPPPPPSAGFQVIAFGAPPPPPSTGFQAQAFGGPPPPPSSAGFQAQAFGGPPPPPSSAGFQALATFAVKKKALHLDAEVSSSVDVLHAFDEDGYSSGSGLHRTGITIGGIEPSSKSLSFRGSAALPQVKLLDLDKILPSRRSLKFRCGVQDLEDESETAPMAGQYQSNSRMLIRNDGKARRQGRRESQGFTGIRKLRGEYGGQMLRWTKIFQLQHSEGYWEITTELGEYINVDVELFANVFLKDKGINSLGERARADILKLVATLLVLQLMRVEKLQEGKLLCTLFRLDDSSEPRPARWEELKKAVDWVCWADHQYPCVYSRLEFGMSWESSTRQLLGYEPVPHFSSLRGLTLQKNPVPLLVH; this is translated from the exons atGGCTGTGTTTCAGCACTCCCGAGTGCTTCTGGAGCTGAAAAATGTCCCTTTCAAGGAGAAACTGGCGCTGAAGTCGGCAGTGAGAGACAACGGAGGCTGCATCTGCTTTGTGGTCAATGAGGAG TGCTCTTTGGTAGTGACGAGCGATGTGTCCAACCTGAGCTCCAACAGGCTGCGCAGCATCCAGAAATACCAAATACCAGTGGTTGGGTTGGATTACGTGCATAAGTGTGTGGAGAAAGGTGTTCTTCTTCCTGTGGATGAATACAAGCTGGACACTTCCCCTCCCGCtgctccttcacctccttcacctccctccTCATCAGAGACGAGTCCAACCGCACAAG AGTCCAAAGTAGTCTGTGAGCCGCTCAAAGGTCCTGCAAAGCCTGCGAAACCTGCCAGCCTGACTCAGAAGGCAGAGACGCCAAAAGAGGGCGTGCAAGTCCGGGGAAAGTTCAG ACACTACACTGAAACTGACCCCGACCTTCCAACCTTCCCGGATGACTTTCATGTGGCCAAGTATTCAATCTTTGAGAAG gaACAAAGCAAAACTTGGTATGCGCTGGAGCTTCAGAGTTCCAAAGGAGAGAAAGGATGGCAGTACCGTGTGGTCCGATCCCGGAAGGACGATGTACTCTCCAAG AAGGCCGCGCTGAGGGACACGCTAGTGTTTCTGTCCACATCAGAGGAGGCTCTGGAGGTGTACAAGGACCTGAGAGAGACCATGTCGAAGTCTGGCCTGAAGCTGAGGAGCAACTTCCCTCCGCAGGCCCAGGCGCTGGGCTCTGATCCGCTCCAGCAG ctgctgctggaggagaagctGAACACTGGAAGCTCCTCAGAAGAAGTGAATGGGTTTGTGCAGCTGCTGTGGATTGAGGCTCTGGACTGCCTTGACAACACGCACAGAGTAGCCCCCAACAAAGTCAGCCTGAACGAC gtgagcAGGGTGGAGGGCCTGTTGCTTCAGGCTCAGAGGaagctgaaagagaaaaagCATGCTGAAGTGGCGTCTCTGATGGACGAAGTTTACACCTTGCTGCTACAGAAAGTGCCGCCTCCGCCCCCCACTGCAAAGCTCATCTCTGAGAAACTGGACCTCTGTCAG CTACTCCGAGACGtggtgagtgtgagagagataaTGCTGATTAGTGACAGGCATTTGTCTCTGGGGATGTACCGCGCTCTGAGGTGCAGCATCGAGGTGGTTCCCCCTGGCAGCTCAGAGTTTCAGGCTGTGACCTCTCCACTAATGCACAG CACCAGGCAGATCAAACAGGTTCTACGTGTCAGCAGAGGGCTGGAGCTCCAGACATTTAAAGGTGAGCTCGGGAACATTAGGTCCCTCCTGCATTCCACCAGCCCAAGCAACTTTGTTGGAGTCCTTTCTCG tggtCTGCTGCTGCCCCGCGTTGGAGTGGAGCGTCATGGGATTGAGAGGACAGACATTGGTAACCTGGGAAGTGGAATCTACTTTAGTGATACCATGAG TACCAGTTTGAAATACTCCAAGCAGTGCAAGACAGACGGCTCCCGGCTGATGCTGGTGTGCGACGTGGCGTTGGGAAACACCAAGGACGTCTACAAGAGACACCTCACGCTGACCGAGGCTCCCGAGGGGTACAACAGCGTGCACGGTGTCCGATTAAGCCGTGGCAATGGCTCCAACTTTTTG GACGATGAGTACGTGGTGTACAGTCCTGATCAGGTGAAACTGAAGTATGTGGTTCAGTTCAGCATCGAGGGAGACGAACTGAAGGAGTTCTGTCCTGAAGTAAGCACCCCATCTGAGCCCTCCACTCTGCCCTCCACTAACCACG agcTCACTGCAGAGGATGACGGGGTTGAAAGCGTTAAAAACCCACTGGAGGGTGTGACAGCTGGACTGTTGGACAGCTCTGGGCAGCAGCTCCCTCTGCAGGCTGTGAATGTGAAGTGCAAGCTGTTGGATCTGCTCTCTCAG GTCATCATTTTCCAAACATACACCAATAAGAGCTCTGTGCCCATTGAGGCAAAGTACGTCTTCCCGTTGGATgattctgcagctgtgtgtggatTTGAAGCTTTCATCAATGGGAAGCATGTAGTTGGACAG gtgaaggagaaggagaaggctCGAAAGGAGTACAAGCAGGCCATAGAGAAAGGTCACGGAGCGTACCTCATGGACCAGGACGCCCCG GATGTGTTCACCATCAGTGTGGGAAATCTGCCGCCCGGTGCAACCGTCCTCATTAAAGTTACCTATGTGACCGAGCTGATCGTCAAGGATGGAAGTATTCTCTTCAGTCTGCCTGGAAGTGTGGCTCCATGGCAGGAGAGCGCAGCACTCAACCAGACCACACAA GTCACTGTGGAGAAGGTTTGTGTGACCGATGAGGCAGCGAGTACAAG AGAGTTCACCCTGGACGTGTCAGTAGAGATGCCGTTTCAGATCTCCCAGCTGAGGTGCCTCACTCACAAAATCAACATCAAG AGAACAGACTGTAAGGCGGTAGTGAGTGTGCTGCCAGGAGAGGTCATGAGTCCAGATGGTTTCCAGCTGTCAGTCACTCTATATGAGTCCCACCTGCCCAGGATGTGGGTGGAGAAACACCCTGACAAGGACAGCCAG gcctgcatgttggttTTTTATCCCAATTTTGACACTGACTCCGGTTCGGCATCCGATGAGGTCGTCCTGTTGATCGACACATCTGAGTCCATGAAGGGAGAGTCGCTGCGCATGGCTCAGAAGATCGCCCTGCAGGTCCTCAAAAACCTAGATCACAAGCTCAGACTCAACGTCATCTTATTTGGCTCAG ATCACAAGGAGGCTTTCTTGACAGCCCAGCCGCTTgatgaggctcatcaggcagcCAAGAGCTTCCTCAAG TCCTTCACTCCAGTAGGTGGCAGCACTGAACTGTGGCGACCCCTGCgagctctcagcctgctgcCTCCCTCCCGCGGTGTCAGGAACCTGCTGCTTCTGTCAGATGGCCACATCCAAAACAGTGAGCCCACCTTGAAGCTGCTCCGAGACAACGTTCAGCACAGCCGCCTCTTCACCTGCGGCCTCAG CCCAACAGCCAATCGGCACATGCTGAGAGCCCTGGCCCAGGCAGGGGGCGGAGCCTACGAGTTCTTTGACACAAAAACCAAACACAATTGGGCAGAAAag GTTGCGAGTCAGTTGAAGCGTATGGCGTCTCCTGGCTGTAGCTCAGTGTCAGTGAAGTGGCAGCAGTTTAACCCAACAGCGCCCCTTCCTGTGCAAGCCCCCAAGCAGCTCCATGCTCTGTTCAATGACTGCCACACACTGGTGTATGGCTTTGTGCCACACTGCACTCAG GCCACACTGCTTGGAAACCTGAGCGGTCAGGAGCTCAACACCATGGTCTCCACCAGTGAGCTGCAGAAGACCAAGGGCACg TTTCTTCACAAGCTCACCGCAAGAGCCGTCATCAGGGATTATGAAGACGGGAGTCTGGACACCAATGAGGCTGAGCatgag GGGAAGAAGGCGGAGTTGAAGAACTTTGTTGTTGAACTGAGTAAAGAGTTCTCCATCCTGTCTCAGTTCACCAGCTTCGTGGCCATCGAGGAAAGG GACTCAGATCAAACAGAGGAGGGCTTCACAGACATCCCCAAGCTGATTGCAGAGGAAGATGTGGACTTCCTCTCCTACCTCAGCTGGACCTCTCCTGACGACAGTAAAAGGGAAAGAGGGGAAGTTCTTCGCGTTGTTGATGATTCCGGAAGTTCTTCAGAGGAG TTTGAAGAAGAGGGTGGTGGTATGATGTTTTCACGCATGGATACAGTAATGAAAGCAGAAGACGATGAcgatggagaagaagaagatggattCCCAACCTCG GATATCTCTACTGATGGGAGTTTTCCTGAAGAATCAACCTCTCCGAAAACAATG GCTATGATTACTCGTCAGGTTAATCTTGCACGGAGCAGATCATCTATGGAACCACGTCCCCGTATGTCCTTACAATCAGCCTATACGGAATATGAAACCAGG GACTCAGATCAAACAGAGGAGGGCTTCACAGACATCCCCAAGCTGATTGCAGAGGAAGATGTGAACTTCCTCTCCTACCACAGCTGGACCTCTCCTGACGACAGTAAAAGGGAAAGAGGGGAAGTTCTTCTCGGTGTTGATGATTCCGGAAGTTCTTCAGAGGAG TTTGAAGAAGAGGGTGGTGGTATGATGTTTTCACGCATGGATACAGTAATGAAAGCAGCAGAcgatggagaagaagaagatggattCCCAACCTCG GATATCTCTACTGATGGGAGTTTTCCTGAAGAATCAACCTCTCCGAAAACAATG GCTATGATTACTCGTCAGGTTAATCTTGCACGGAGCAGATCATCTATGGAACCACGTCCCCGTATGTCCTTACAATCAGCCTATACGGAATATGAAACCAGG GCTATGATTACTCGTCAGGTTAATCTTGCACGGAGCAGATCATCTATGGAACCACGTCCCCGTATGTCCTTACAATCAGCCTATACGGAATATGAAACCAGG AGTCCAAGGGTCGAGACACAA GCCAAAGCATTTGatgctccacctcctcctcctccaccctccactGCTTTTCAAGCCAAAGCATTTGatgctccacctcctcctcctccaccctccactGCTTTTCAAGCCAAAGCATTTGatgctccacctcctcctcctccaccctccactGGTTTTCAGGCCCAAGCATTTGgtgctccccctcctcctcctccatcctccactGGTTTTCAGGCCCAAGCATTTGGTTCTCTTCCTCCTCAACCCTTCACTGGTTTTCAGGCCCAAGCATGTggtgctcctcctcctccaccctccgcTGGTTTTCAGGTCATAGCATTTggtgctcctcctcctccaccctccactGGTTTTCAGGCCCAAGCATTTGGtggtccccctcctcctccatcctccgcTGGTTTTCAGGCCCAAGCATTTGGtggtccccctcctcctccatcctccgcTGGTTTTCAGGCCCTTGCCActtttgcagtaaaaaaaaaagctttgcacCTTGATGCAGAAGTGAGTTCCTCTGTTGATGTTCTCCATGCCTTTGACGAGGATGGATACAGCTCAGGCTCTGGGCTTCATAGAACCGGGATTACTATTGGGGGCATTGAACCAAGTTCGAAAAGTTTaagtttcagaggctctgcagctctgcctcaaGTAAAACTCCTTGATTTAGACAAAATACTTCCATCAAGGAGAAGTTTGAAGTTCAGATGTGGTGTTCAAGATTTGGAGGACGAGAGTGAGACAGCACCTATGGCAGGTCAATATCAGTCCAATTCAAGGATGTTGATCCGAAATGATGGAAAAGCGAGGAGGCAAGGAAGACGTGAATCACAAGGTTTTACTGG GATACGTAAGCTGCGAGGAGAGTATGGAGGACAGATGCTCAGGTGGACAAAGATCTTCCAGCTGCAGCATTCA GAAGGATACTGGGAGATCACCACAGAGCTGGGTGAATACATAAACGTGGACGTGGAGCTGTTCGCCAACGTGTTCCTGAAAGACAAGGGCATCAACTCCCTGG gtGAGAGGGCCCGTGCTGACATCCTGAAGCTGGTGGCCACTCTTCTGGTTCTGCAGCTGATGAGGGTGGAGAAGCTTCAGGAAGGCAAGCTGCTCTGCACCCTCTTCCGCCTGGACGACTCGTCTGAGCCCAG GCCTGCGCGCtgggaggagctgaagaaggcGGTGGACTGGGTTTGCTGGGCTGATCATCAGTACCCGTGCGTCTACAGCCGCCTTGAGTTCGGTATGAGCTGGGAGTCCTCCACTCGTCAGCTGCTGGGCTACGAGCCTGTCCCTCACTTCTCTTCCCTCAGGGGTCTGACCCTGCAGAAGAACCCGGTCCCTCTGCTGGTCCACTGA
- the parp4 gene encoding protein mono-ADP-ribosyltransferase PARP4 isoform X10 has protein sequence MAVFQHSRVLLELKNVPFKEKLALKSAVRDNGGCICFVVNEECSLVVTSDVSNLSSNRLRSIQKYQIPVVGLDYVHKCVEKGVLLPVDEYKLDTSPPAAPSPPSPPSSSETSPTAQESKVVCEPLKGPAKPAKPASLTQKAETPKEGVQVRGKFRHYTETDPDLPTFPDDFHVAKYSIFEKEQSKTWYALELQSSKGEKGWQYRVVRSRKDDVLSKKAALRDTLVFLSTSEEALEVYKDLRETMSKSGLKLRSNFPPQAQALGSDPLQQLLLEEKLNTGSSSEEVNGFVQLLWIEALDCLDNTHRVAPNKVSLNDVSRVEGLLLQAQRKLKEKKHAEVASLMDEVYTLLLQKVPPPPPTAKLISEKLDLCQLLRDVVSVREIMLISDRHLSLGMYRALRCSIEVVPPGSSEFQAVTSPLMHSTRQIKQVLRVSRGLELQTFKGELGNIRSLLHSTSPSNFVGVLSRGLLLPRVGVERHGIERTDIGNLGSGIYFSDTMSTSLKYSKQCKTDGSRLMLVCDVALGNTKDVYKRHLTLTEAPEGYNSVHGVRLSRGNGSNFLDDEYVVYSPDQVKLKYVVQFSIEGDELKEFCPEVSTPSEPSTLPSTNHELTAEDDGVESVKNPLEGVTAGLLDSSGQQLPLQAVNVKCKLLDLLSQVIIFQTYTNKSSVPIEAKYVFPLDDSAAVCGFEAFINGKHVVGQVKEKEKARKEYKQAIEKGHGAYLMDQDAPDVFTISVGNLPPGATVLIKVTYVTELIVKDGSILFSLPGSVAPWQESAALNQTTQVTVEKVCVTDEAASTREFTLDVSVEMPFQISQLRCLTHKINIKRTDCKAVVSVLPGEVMSPDGFQLSVTLYESHLPRMWVEKHPDKDSQACMLVFYPNFDTDSGSASDEVVLLIDTSESMKGESLRMAQKIALQVLKNLDHKLRLNVILFGSDHKEAFLTAQPLDEAHQAAKSFLKSFTPVGGSTELWRPLRALSLLPPSRGVRNLLLLSDGHIQNSEPTLKLLRDNVQHSRLFTCGLSPTANRHMLRALAQAGGGAYEFFDTKTKHNWAEKVASQLKRMASPGCSSVSVKWQQFNPTAPLPVQAPKQLHALFNDCHTLVYGFVPHCTQATLLGNLSGQELNTMVSTSELQKTKGTFLHKLTARAVIRDYEDGSLDTNEAEHEGKKAELKNFVVELSKEFSILSQFTSFVAIEERDSDQTEEGFTDIPKLIAEEDVDFLSYLSWTSPDDSKRERGEVLRVVDDSGSSSEEFEEEGGGMMFSRMDTVMKAEDDDDGEEEDGFPTSDISTDGSFPEESTSPKTMAMITRQVNLARSRSSMEPRPRMSLQSAYTEYETRDSDQTEEGFTDIPKLIAEEDVNFLSYHSWTSPDDSKRERGEVLLGVDDSGSSSEEFEEEGGGMMFSRMDTVMKAADDGEEEDGFPTSDISTDGSFPEESTSPKTMAMITRQVNLARSRSSMEPRPRMSLQSAYTEYETRAMITRQVNLARSRSSMEPRPRMSLQSAYTEYETRDISTDGSYTDYKRTTRLKESASPKKKSPRVETQVKTLKHKQLEKYSKEVDMLEIRKLRGEYGGQMLRWTKIFQLQHSEGYWEITTELGEYINVDVELFANVFLKDKGINSLGERARADILKLVATLLVLQLMRVEKLQEGKLLCTLFRLDDSSEPRPARWEELKKAVDWVCWADHQYPCVYSRLEFGMSWESSTRQLLGYEPVPHFSSLRGLTLQKNPVPLLVH, from the exons atGGCTGTGTTTCAGCACTCCCGAGTGCTTCTGGAGCTGAAAAATGTCCCTTTCAAGGAGAAACTGGCGCTGAAGTCGGCAGTGAGAGACAACGGAGGCTGCATCTGCTTTGTGGTCAATGAGGAG TGCTCTTTGGTAGTGACGAGCGATGTGTCCAACCTGAGCTCCAACAGGCTGCGCAGCATCCAGAAATACCAAATACCAGTGGTTGGGTTGGATTACGTGCATAAGTGTGTGGAGAAAGGTGTTCTTCTTCCTGTGGATGAATACAAGCTGGACACTTCCCCTCCCGCtgctccttcacctccttcacctccctccTCATCAGAGACGAGTCCAACCGCACAAG AGTCCAAAGTAGTCTGTGAGCCGCTCAAAGGTCCTGCAAAGCCTGCGAAACCTGCCAGCCTGACTCAGAAGGCAGAGACGCCAAAAGAGGGCGTGCAAGTCCGGGGAAAGTTCAG ACACTACACTGAAACTGACCCCGACCTTCCAACCTTCCCGGATGACTTTCATGTGGCCAAGTATTCAATCTTTGAGAAG gaACAAAGCAAAACTTGGTATGCGCTGGAGCTTCAGAGTTCCAAAGGAGAGAAAGGATGGCAGTACCGTGTGGTCCGATCCCGGAAGGACGATGTACTCTCCAAG AAGGCCGCGCTGAGGGACACGCTAGTGTTTCTGTCCACATCAGAGGAGGCTCTGGAGGTGTACAAGGACCTGAGAGAGACCATGTCGAAGTCTGGCCTGAAGCTGAGGAGCAACTTCCCTCCGCAGGCCCAGGCGCTGGGCTCTGATCCGCTCCAGCAG ctgctgctggaggagaagctGAACACTGGAAGCTCCTCAGAAGAAGTGAATGGGTTTGTGCAGCTGCTGTGGATTGAGGCTCTGGACTGCCTTGACAACACGCACAGAGTAGCCCCCAACAAAGTCAGCCTGAACGAC gtgagcAGGGTGGAGGGCCTGTTGCTTCAGGCTCAGAGGaagctgaaagagaaaaagCATGCTGAAGTGGCGTCTCTGATGGACGAAGTTTACACCTTGCTGCTACAGAAAGTGCCGCCTCCGCCCCCCACTGCAAAGCTCATCTCTGAGAAACTGGACCTCTGTCAG CTACTCCGAGACGtggtgagtgtgagagagataaTGCTGATTAGTGACAGGCATTTGTCTCTGGGGATGTACCGCGCTCTGAGGTGCAGCATCGAGGTGGTTCCCCCTGGCAGCTCAGAGTTTCAGGCTGTGACCTCTCCACTAATGCACAG CACCAGGCAGATCAAACAGGTTCTACGTGTCAGCAGAGGGCTGGAGCTCCAGACATTTAAAGGTGAGCTCGGGAACATTAGGTCCCTCCTGCATTCCACCAGCCCAAGCAACTTTGTTGGAGTCCTTTCTCG tggtCTGCTGCTGCCCCGCGTTGGAGTGGAGCGTCATGGGATTGAGAGGACAGACATTGGTAACCTGGGAAGTGGAATCTACTTTAGTGATACCATGAG TACCAGTTTGAAATACTCCAAGCAGTGCAAGACAGACGGCTCCCGGCTGATGCTGGTGTGCGACGTGGCGTTGGGAAACACCAAGGACGTCTACAAGAGACACCTCACGCTGACCGAGGCTCCCGAGGGGTACAACAGCGTGCACGGTGTCCGATTAAGCCGTGGCAATGGCTCCAACTTTTTG GACGATGAGTACGTGGTGTACAGTCCTGATCAGGTGAAACTGAAGTATGTGGTTCAGTTCAGCATCGAGGGAGACGAACTGAAGGAGTTCTGTCCTGAAGTAAGCACCCCATCTGAGCCCTCCACTCTGCCCTCCACTAACCACG agcTCACTGCAGAGGATGACGGGGTTGAAAGCGTTAAAAACCCACTGGAGGGTGTGACAGCTGGACTGTTGGACAGCTCTGGGCAGCAGCTCCCTCTGCAGGCTGTGAATGTGAAGTGCAAGCTGTTGGATCTGCTCTCTCAG GTCATCATTTTCCAAACATACACCAATAAGAGCTCTGTGCCCATTGAGGCAAAGTACGTCTTCCCGTTGGATgattctgcagctgtgtgtggatTTGAAGCTTTCATCAATGGGAAGCATGTAGTTGGACAG gtgaaggagaaggagaaggctCGAAAGGAGTACAAGCAGGCCATAGAGAAAGGTCACGGAGCGTACCTCATGGACCAGGACGCCCCG GATGTGTTCACCATCAGTGTGGGAAATCTGCCGCCCGGTGCAACCGTCCTCATTAAAGTTACCTATGTGACCGAGCTGATCGTCAAGGATGGAAGTATTCTCTTCAGTCTGCCTGGAAGTGTGGCTCCATGGCAGGAGAGCGCAGCACTCAACCAGACCACACAA GTCACTGTGGAGAAGGTTTGTGTGACCGATGAGGCAGCGAGTACAAG AGAGTTCACCCTGGACGTGTCAGTAGAGATGCCGTTTCAGATCTCCCAGCTGAGGTGCCTCACTCACAAAATCAACATCAAG AGAACAGACTGTAAGGCGGTAGTGAGTGTGCTGCCAGGAGAGGTCATGAGTCCAGATGGTTTCCAGCTGTCAGTCACTCTATATGAGTCCCACCTGCCCAGGATGTGGGTGGAGAAACACCCTGACAAGGACAGCCAG gcctgcatgttggttTTTTATCCCAATTTTGACACTGACTCCGGTTCGGCATCCGATGAGGTCGTCCTGTTGATCGACACATCTGAGTCCATGAAGGGAGAGTCGCTGCGCATGGCTCAGAAGATCGCCCTGCAGGTCCTCAAAAACCTAGATCACAAGCTCAGACTCAACGTCATCTTATTTGGCTCAG ATCACAAGGAGGCTTTCTTGACAGCCCAGCCGCTTgatgaggctcatcaggcagcCAAGAGCTTCCTCAAG TCCTTCACTCCAGTAGGTGGCAGCACTGAACTGTGGCGACCCCTGCgagctctcagcctgctgcCTCCCTCCCGCGGTGTCAGGAACCTGCTGCTTCTGTCAGATGGCCACATCCAAAACAGTGAGCCCACCTTGAAGCTGCTCCGAGACAACGTTCAGCACAGCCGCCTCTTCACCTGCGGCCTCAG CCCAACAGCCAATCGGCACATGCTGAGAGCCCTGGCCCAGGCAGGGGGCGGAGCCTACGAGTTCTTTGACACAAAAACCAAACACAATTGGGCAGAAAag GTTGCGAGTCAGTTGAAGCGTATGGCGTCTCCTGGCTGTAGCTCAGTGTCAGTGAAGTGGCAGCAGTTTAACCCAACAGCGCCCCTTCCTGTGCAAGCCCCCAAGCAGCTCCATGCTCTGTTCAATGACTGCCACACACTGGTGTATGGCTTTGTGCCACACTGCACTCAG GCCACACTGCTTGGAAACCTGAGCGGTCAGGAGCTCAACACCATGGTCTCCACCAGTGAGCTGCAGAAGACCAAGGGCACg TTTCTTCACAAGCTCACCGCAAGAGCCGTCATCAGGGATTATGAAGACGGGAGTCTGGACACCAATGAGGCTGAGCatgag GGGAAGAAGGCGGAGTTGAAGAACTTTGTTGTTGAACTGAGTAAAGAGTTCTCCATCCTGTCTCAGTTCACCAGCTTCGTGGCCATCGAGGAAAGG GACTCAGATCAAACAGAGGAGGGCTTCACAGACATCCCCAAGCTGATTGCAGAGGAAGATGTGGACTTCCTCTCCTACCTCAGCTGGACCTCTCCTGACGACAGTAAAAGGGAAAGAGGGGAAGTTCTTCGCGTTGTTGATGATTCCGGAAGTTCTTCAGAGGAG TTTGAAGAAGAGGGTGGTGGTATGATGTTTTCACGCATGGATACAGTAATGAAAGCAGAAGACGATGAcgatggagaagaagaagatggattCCCAACCTCG GATATCTCTACTGATGGGAGTTTTCCTGAAGAATCAACCTCTCCGAAAACAATG GCTATGATTACTCGTCAGGTTAATCTTGCACGGAGCAGATCATCTATGGAACCACGTCCCCGTATGTCCTTACAATCAGCCTATACGGAATATGAAACCAGG GACTCAGATCAAACAGAGGAGGGCTTCACAGACATCCCCAAGCTGATTGCAGAGGAAGATGTGAACTTCCTCTCCTACCACAGCTGGACCTCTCCTGACGACAGTAAAAGGGAAAGAGGGGAAGTTCTTCTCGGTGTTGATGATTCCGGAAGTTCTTCAGAGGAG TTTGAAGAAGAGGGTGGTGGTATGATGTTTTCACGCATGGATACAGTAATGAAAGCAGCAGAcgatggagaagaagaagatggattCCCAACCTCG GATATCTCTACTGATGGGAGTTTTCCTGAAGAATCAACCTCTCCGAAAACAATG GCTATGATTACTCGTCAGGTTAATCTTGCACGGAGCAGATCATCTATGGAACCACGTCCCCGTATGTCCTTACAATCAGCCTATACGGAATATGAAACCAGG GCTATGATTACTCGTCAGGTTAATCTTGCACGGAGCAGATCATCTATGGAACCACGTCCCCGTATGTCCTTACAATCAGCCTATACGGAATATGAAACCAGG GATATCTCTACTGATGGGAGTTATACTGATTACAAGAGGACAACGAGATTAAAAGAATCAGCCTCTCCGAAAAAAAAG AGTCCAAGGGTCGAGACACAAGTGAAGACACTTAAGCACAAACAGTTGGAAAAATATTCTAAAGAAGTGGATATGTTGGA GATACGTAAGCTGCGAGGAGAGTATGGAGGACAGATGCTCAGGTGGACAAAGATCTTCCAGCTGCAGCATTCA GAAGGATACTGGGAGATCACCACAGAGCTGGGTGAATACATAAACGTGGACGTGGAGCTGTTCGCCAACGTGTTCCTGAAAGACAAGGGCATCAACTCCCTGG gtGAGAGGGCCCGTGCTGACATCCTGAAGCTGGTGGCCACTCTTCTGGTTCTGCAGCTGATGAGGGTGGAGAAGCTTCAGGAAGGCAAGCTGCTCTGCACCCTCTTCCGCCTGGACGACTCGTCTGAGCCCAG GCCTGCGCGCtgggaggagctgaagaaggcGGTGGACTGGGTTTGCTGGGCTGATCATCAGTACCCGTGCGTCTACAGCCGCCTTGAGTTCGGTATGAGCTGGGAGTCCTCCACTCGTCAGCTGCTGGGCTACGAGCCTGTCCCTCACTTCTCTTCCCTCAGGGGTCTGACCCTGCAGAAGAACCCGGTCCCTCTGCTGGTCCACTGA